A genome region from Neptunomonas japonica JAMM 1380 includes the following:
- a CDS encoding transferrin-binding protein-like solute binding protein: MEKLSATIVCISTALLLTGCGGGGSSSVKAGYTSFSSIPANTKVDVVGRSVETSYVSGAATTDPVTGVTDLGTDTTMTTSLTYDSAGQLTRLSIATDNGTLTWNSSVDMFISDPGVSQVFTADRNNYAFIAHAVDLGFDYQTFGVWVTGLVTTSGRVGASSIGMRTNGAAVPTSGAASFTGGAVGSYIDASGERFVVVSESLINADFSSRSLIFTTSNSEAISLISAIDTSRPDLNLSGTLAYTAGSNSFSGSVSTVSALSGSASGHFYGPAAQEAGGVFAVTGSGVEGYRGSFGTVR, encoded by the coding sequence ATGGAAAAGTTATCAGCGACAATAGTATGTATCAGTACAGCATTACTGCTCACTGGATGTGGTGGCGGTGGAAGCTCCTCAGTAAAAGCAGGATATACATCGTTTTCTAGTATTCCTGCTAACACTAAGGTTGACGTTGTTGGCCGCTCAGTTGAGACTAGTTATGTTTCAGGAGCGGCTACTACAGACCCTGTCACTGGCGTGACAGATCTGGGCACAGACACAACAATGACAACCTCCCTCACATACGACTCTGCGGGGCAGCTCACCCGGCTTTCAATAGCAACGGATAATGGCACACTGACGTGGAATTCATCGGTGGATATGTTCATATCAGATCCGGGCGTTTCTCAAGTTTTTACAGCAGATAGAAATAATTATGCTTTCATCGCTCACGCTGTTGATCTTGGCTTTGACTATCAAACATTTGGTGTTTGGGTGACTGGCTTAGTGACTACCTCAGGGCGTGTTGGAGCTAGTTCGATTGGGATGCGCACTAATGGTGCTGCAGTGCCAACGTCGGGGGCTGCGTCATTTACAGGAGGGGCGGTAGGTTCTTATATTGATGCTTCTGGTGAACGTTTTGTTGTTGTTTCGGAGAGCCTAATTAATGCAGACTTTTCCAGCCGTAGTTTAATATTTACAACATCGAATAGTGAGGCGATCAGTTTGATCTCTGCTATAGATACGAGCCGTCCAGATCTAAACTTATCAGGTACTCTCGCTTACACTGCGGGCTCTAATAGCTTTTCAGGTTCGGTTAGTACAGTAAGTGCACTATCCGGTTCTGCAAGTGGCCACTTTTACGGTCCGGCGGCACAAGAGGCCGGTGGTGTTTTCGCCGTTACTGGTAGTGGTGTAGAAGGTTACCGTGGCTCATTCGGTACTGTGCGTTAA
- a CDS encoding GGDEF domain-containing protein has product MVLLFCSHAVAGDFFRLAGKSTLEINEIGVWHKVDSQEPLSDFSSIEKWLTHAQPIEGTLVGHSGGYVTRLALKNNSAHTQTWFVNPTLTFVDIGLAFWQRDDGSVERLDEFSQLNDDRTPPLMHSQAIRLITQKQEQGYLWLYVDAKHYANPLSIKIYNAPAFYQNQLIVNVITIAAITVMLTLALIAVIIFFRTKNSITIACAGYIGFHGIGWALAAGLLDDIFSINSVNLSYGGILIFPFAIAFASQFTKLLFNCQQESFILARYLNTLAFACIVIGLLLPWINYSIAFAISHIIALVWITSSVAIGTKMLRSKFPRAKYYLFGNLSYGTALLIYVLLHAKIITISAYPELIVLFALAIDCICILLSLAEWLYSQQKNYNRSIYLARIDPLTNTGNRHLMNEKFAELKNNFIIVFIDFDGIKSINDQLGHEKGDLFLIEGASLMKRKIHDKGDVFRTGGDEFVWLFDVHKKNDLAALVRKTSILIAECEHELRQQGWYSAGISYGVATSLEGNNQSECLSLADKRMYKHKRSKKALLNPHEDQGITSHI; this is encoded by the coding sequence ATGGTTTTACTCTTTTGCAGCCACGCGGTGGCTGGGGATTTCTTCAGATTAGCCGGAAAGAGTACACTCGAAATAAATGAGATAGGCGTCTGGCATAAAGTAGATTCACAAGAGCCTCTCTCTGACTTTTCCTCAATAGAAAAATGGCTAACACATGCTCAACCGATTGAGGGAACATTAGTAGGACACTCAGGTGGCTATGTAACAAGGCTCGCTCTAAAGAATAATAGCGCCCACACTCAAACTTGGTTTGTAAATCCTACCTTAACCTTTGTCGACATTGGCCTCGCCTTCTGGCAACGCGATGACGGAAGCGTAGAAAGACTCGATGAGTTCTCTCAATTAAACGATGACCGAACGCCACCATTAATGCATTCACAAGCCATTAGGCTTATTACACAAAAGCAAGAACAAGGCTATTTATGGCTATACGTAGACGCCAAACACTATGCAAATCCCTTGTCCATCAAGATCTATAACGCCCCTGCATTTTATCAAAATCAACTTATTGTTAACGTTATAACAATAGCGGCCATAACTGTGATGCTGACACTAGCGCTCATCGCGGTGATTATTTTCTTTAGAACAAAAAATAGTATTACGATCGCTTGCGCCGGATATATTGGCTTCCATGGCATTGGCTGGGCTCTTGCCGCTGGATTACTTGACGATATTTTCTCTATAAACAGCGTCAATTTAAGCTATGGCGGCATCTTAATTTTCCCTTTCGCCATCGCATTTGCCAGCCAATTCACAAAACTACTCTTTAACTGTCAACAAGAGTCTTTCATACTCGCGCGGTACCTTAACACCCTTGCTTTTGCTTGCATCGTAATAGGTTTGTTGCTCCCGTGGATTAACTATTCTATAGCTTTTGCCATCTCACACATTATTGCGCTAGTGTGGATAACTTCGAGCGTGGCAATTGGCACAAAAATGCTTCGTAGCAAATTCCCTCGCGCTAAATACTACCTCTTTGGAAATTTAAGTTACGGCACCGCTCTGCTAATTTATGTTCTATTACATGCCAAAATTATTACAATATCTGCATACCCAGAGTTGATTGTTTTATTTGCACTGGCCATAGACTGCATTTGCATATTACTCTCCTTAGCGGAATGGCTTTACAGCCAACAAAAAAATTATAACCGCTCAATCTATCTTGCCCGTATTGATCCACTAACTAATACTGGCAATCGCCATTTAATGAATGAAAAATTCGCCGAACTTAAAAATAATTTCATTATAGTATTTATTGATTTTGATGGTATCAAATCGATTAACGACCAACTTGGACATGAAAAAGGCGACCTATTTTTGATTGAAGGCGCTTCGCTCATGAAAAGAAAAATCCATGATAAAGGCGATGTATTCCGTACCGGAGGAGACGAATTTGTGTGGCTATTTGATGTACACAAAAAAAATGATTTAGCCGCACTGGTACGCAAAACCAGCATTCTAATCGCCGAATGTGAGCATGAATTACGTCAACAAGGCTGGTATAGCGCCGGTATTAGTTATGGAGTCGCCACCAGCCTAGAAGGTAATAATCAATCAGAATGTTTATCGCTAGCCGACAAACGAATGTATAAGCATAAACGCAGTAAAAAAGCGTTACTGAATCCTCATGAAGATCAAGGTATTACTTCTCATATTTAA
- the elbB gene encoding isoprenoid biosynthesis glyoxalase ElbB, translating to MLFSNDRQKITNKHREVIHEKIAVILSGCGVFDGSEIYESVLTLLRIEQQGSEYQCMAPDIEQLHVINHLNGEVVEGESRNVLVEAARLARGDIINLAEANSDDYAGLIIPGGFGAAKNLSDFAVNGAQSTINNQVKLFAQAMHHAGKPVGLICIAPTMTPLIFGEGATCTIGTDTDIAGTIETMGGSHQSCPVSEIVIDQERNIISTPAYMLAGSISEAASGINKLVDEVLQRA from the coding sequence ATGTTATTCTCTAACGATAGACAAAAGATAACCAACAAACATAGAGAAGTAATCCATGAAAAAATTGCGGTTATTTTATCCGGCTGCGGAGTATTCGACGGATCAGAAATTTACGAATCTGTTTTAACCCTGCTACGGATTGAACAACAAGGAAGTGAATATCAATGCATGGCACCCGATATTGAACAACTTCATGTGATAAATCACCTCAATGGTGAAGTAGTTGAAGGTGAGTCACGTAATGTATTGGTTGAAGCCGCGCGCTTAGCTCGAGGGGACATTATTAATTTAGCTGAAGCAAACTCAGATGATTATGCGGGGTTGATTATTCCCGGCGGATTTGGTGCTGCCAAAAACCTGTCGGATTTCGCTGTTAATGGCGCACAGAGCACCATTAACAATCAGGTAAAACTGTTTGCTCAAGCAATGCATCATGCAGGCAAACCTGTTGGCCTTATCTGTATTGCTCCTACCATGACACCCTTAATCTTTGGCGAAGGGGCTACTTGCACCATTGGTACCGATACCGACATAGCCGGAACAATCGAAACGATGGGAGGCTCGCACCAAAGCTGTCCTGTTAGTGAAATAGTCATCGATCAGGAACGCAATATCATTAGCACTCCTGCTTATATGTTGGCGGGTTCCATTAGCGAAGCGGCCAGCGGTATTAATAAGCTAGTGGATGAAGTACTGCAGCGAGCTTAA
- a CDS encoding energy-coupling factor ABC transporter ATP-binding protein — protein MSWFSGKQKTPALTHEAPLYPSLAGNICIEQVDLQRADTPLFQQLSLSWNETRVGLIGNNGSGKSSLVRLLNGLITPEQGRVSVFGYDTVKQAALMPALVGFIFQNPDHQMIFPTVAEELAFGCEQLGQSTQKARASALALLAEQGIESWADRPVTQLSEGQKQRVCILSVLIMKPRLLILDEPFSSLDLPTRRLLLALIHNTDTHVLLISHDFSVYDDFDRLIWVDGGQIKADGLPDEVIRSYIASVDNLSVSL, from the coding sequence GTGTCTTGGTTTTCAGGAAAACAAAAAACTCCCGCGTTGACTCACGAAGCGCCACTATATCCATCGCTTGCGGGTAACATCTGCATTGAGCAGGTGGATCTTCAGCGTGCTGATACTCCTCTATTTCAGCAGTTATCATTAAGTTGGAATGAAACGCGTGTCGGATTGATTGGCAATAATGGCTCAGGTAAAAGCTCATTGGTGCGTTTACTTAATGGACTGATTACACCGGAGCAAGGGCGGGTGTCGGTGTTTGGTTATGATACGGTGAAGCAAGCAGCGCTGATGCCTGCGTTGGTTGGGTTTATTTTTCAGAACCCCGATCACCAAATGATCTTTCCAACGGTCGCAGAAGAGCTGGCATTTGGCTGTGAGCAATTAGGCCAGTCAACGCAAAAAGCCAGAGCTTCGGCGTTGGCTTTATTGGCCGAGCAGGGAATAGAGTCATGGGCTGATCGACCTGTAACCCAGTTGTCAGAGGGGCAGAAACAGCGCGTGTGCATTCTGTCTGTGTTGATTATGAAGCCTCGTTTACTGATATTAGATGAGCCGTTTTCGTCGCTCGACTTACCCACAAGGCGCTTGTTACTTGCGCTTATCCATAACACAGATACACATGTGCTCCTTATCAGTCATGATTTTAGCGTTTACGATGATTTTGACAGACTTATTTGGGTGGATGGTGGCCAGATTAAAGCAGATGGTTTGCCGGATGAAGTGATACGTTCATATATCGCCAGCGTTGATAATCTTTCAGTTTCTTTATGA
- a CDS encoding energy-coupling factor transporter transmembrane component T family protein: MITLYLARSSWLHCLPAGFKLCLLAASSMLILPVTQIELMLAFTLATALIYGTLGDRGWQHLSMLKPLLPFLAVIMLFHFWAGSSYEGSVSVLRLVTMFLLANLITLTTRMTDMMAALQPVFLPLQWVGISPRSLALAVALMVRFAPVLVLVMNNLDEAWKARGGKKQKWRLIVPLIIQAIRLSDHVAEALTARGGSSKISVRPIEVRR, from the coding sequence ATGATTACTCTCTATTTAGCGCGCAGCAGTTGGCTTCATTGCTTGCCAGCGGGTTTTAAGCTCTGTTTACTAGCGGCCTCTAGCATGTTGATTTTGCCGGTTACTCAAATTGAGTTGATGCTTGCGTTTACGCTGGCGACGGCATTGATATACGGAACACTCGGTGACCGTGGCTGGCAGCATCTAAGTATGCTTAAACCACTGTTGCCATTTTTGGCTGTCATCATGTTGTTTCATTTTTGGGCAGGCTCTTCTTACGAGGGCAGCGTATCTGTGCTGAGGTTGGTGACTATGTTCTTGTTAGCTAACTTGATAACGCTAACGACCCGCATGACTGACATGATGGCTGCCTTGCAACCAGTATTTTTGCCTTTGCAATGGGTTGGTATTTCGCCCCGTTCGTTGGCGTTGGCTGTTGCATTAATGGTGCGTTTTGCTCCAGTGTTGGTGTTGGTTATGAACAACCTGGATGAAGCGTGGAAAGCCCGAGGAGGAAAAAAACAAAAATGGCGCTTAATAGTGCCGCTTATTATTCAGGCGATTCGCTTATCTGATCATGTCGCCGAAGCATTAACCGCACGGGGTGGCAGCAGTAAAATCTCTGTTCGTCCCATAGAAGTCAGGAGATAA
- a CDS encoding biotin transporter BioY, giving the protein MNKDRTLVQIALYAAVIAALGLLPKFNIPVAGGVPLTAQTLGLMLAGIMLGPVRGFLSVALFILVVALGAPLLAGGRGGLGVFAGPTVGFIVGFPFAALVTGLMMQQLKNIKLFAAALISSIVGGILVLYAFGIPGMVAMTSLDFSGAAKAILVFIPGDLVKALIAALIAQSVLRAMPGIIASRQT; this is encoded by the coding sequence ATGAACAAAGACAGAACTCTCGTGCAGATTGCACTCTATGCAGCAGTGATCGCCGCACTTGGACTGTTACCTAAATTTAATATCCCAGTGGCGGGCGGCGTTCCATTAACGGCTCAAACACTTGGCTTAATGTTAGCTGGTATCATGCTGGGACCCGTACGAGGTTTCTTATCGGTGGCACTGTTTATTTTGGTGGTTGCGTTGGGCGCGCCTTTATTGGCTGGTGGACGTGGTGGCTTGGGAGTGTTTGCAGGGCCTACCGTTGGATTTATTGTGGGTTTCCCGTTTGCCGCGCTGGTCACTGGCTTAATGATGCAGCAGCTTAAAAACATTAAGCTTTTTGCAGCTGCGCTTATATCGTCGATAGTCGGCGGTATTCTGGTGCTGTATGCATTTGGAATCCCAGGTATGGTGGCGATGACGTCGTTAGACTTTTCCGGTGCAGCAAAAGCCATTCTAGTATTCATCCCAGGAGATCTGGTTAAGGCGTTGATTGCTGCGTTGATTGCGCAGTCTGTGTTGCGAGCGATGCCTGGTATTATTGCTTCACGTCAGACTTAA
- the hemB gene encoding porphobilinogen synthase — MAFNDSQRFFPETRMRRMRADTFSRRLMRENQLTPNDLIYPVFVIEGSNSTESVASMPGVQRMSIDLLVKEAKEVSALGVPAMALFPVTPLSAKSEFAEEAYNPDGLAQRAVKAIKDACPDLGIITDVALDPFTTHGQDGIINDAGYVLNDRTVEALIQQALSHAEAGADVVAPSDMMDGRIGGIREILEEGGYVNTRIMAYSAKYASAYYGPFRDAVGSAGNLGKSNKNSYQMDPANSDEALHEVGLDLAEGADMVMVKPGMPYLDIVRRVKDEFKVPTFVYQVSGEYAMHMAAFQNGWLDERSVMMESLLAFKRAGADGILTYFAKRAAQQMNE, encoded by the coding sequence GTGGCCTTTAATGATAGCCAGCGCTTTTTTCCGGAAACACGTATGCGTCGCATGCGCGCAGATACTTTTTCGCGTCGTTTGATGCGAGAAAATCAGCTGACACCGAATGACCTTATCTACCCAGTATTCGTAATTGAAGGGAGCAATAGCACAGAAAGCGTTGCTTCTATGCCGGGTGTGCAACGTATGAGTATTGACCTGCTCGTTAAAGAGGCGAAAGAAGTTTCCGCGCTGGGTGTGCCTGCAATGGCGTTGTTTCCTGTGACGCCACTTTCTGCAAAGTCAGAGTTCGCAGAAGAAGCTTACAACCCAGACGGCTTGGCTCAAAGAGCAGTTAAAGCGATAAAAGATGCTTGCCCTGATTTAGGCATTATTACCGATGTGGCGTTAGATCCATTCACCACGCATGGGCAAGACGGCATCATTAATGATGCCGGTTATGTACTGAATGACCGCACCGTAGAGGCGCTTATTCAACAGGCGTTGTCACACGCAGAAGCAGGAGCTGATGTAGTGGCTCCAAGTGACATGATGGATGGCCGGATAGGTGGTATCCGTGAAATTTTAGAAGAAGGTGGGTATGTGAACACTCGCATCATGGCGTACTCTGCAAAGTATGCAAGTGCTTACTACGGACCTTTTCGTGATGCCGTTGGCTCTGCTGGCAACTTAGGTAAGAGCAATAAAAATAGTTACCAAATGGACCCTGCCAACAGTGACGAAGCGCTACACGAAGTAGGCTTAGACCTGGCAGAAGGTGCAGACATGGTTATGGTTAAACCGGGTATGCCTTATTTAGATATTGTGCGCCGGGTAAAAGATGAATTTAAAGTACCGACCTTCGTTTACCAAGTCAGTGGCGAATATGCGATGCATATGGCTGCTTTCCAGAACGGCTGGTTGGATGAGCGTAGTGTGATGATGGAATCGTTACTGGCATTTAAACGTGCTGGCGCTGATGGCATTTTGACTTACTTCGCGAAGCGAGCAGCCCAACAAATGAACGAATAG
- the ppk1 gene encoding polyphosphate kinase 1 gives MTEQVTAIDEQVYTMSEEMMQNQAAQALVDSREILPTVDHPVEVEPVDLKAPELYINRELSQLQFNVRVLEQALDDRYPLLERLMFLLIFSSNLDEFFEIRVAEQLRQLKYGRETVGPDAMHPKKVIEKIREICQVNVDRQYRILNEIMFPEMEKSGIHFLRRRDWSPEQLVWIKNFFEEKVVPVISPIGLDPAHPFPKLVNKSLNFIVQLDGKDAFGRETGLAIIPAPRSLPRLIRLPDELCDAGDNLIFLSSVIHECAAELFPGMTVLGCYQFRITRNADLTFDFEEMDDLARTLRGELHSRKYGDAVRLEIDDRTPEELIDFLKIEFHLDEEQVYKVDGPVNLTRLMTVRDLAGRQELKWPPFSPGVPGKLKKEKEPNVFQALKTSDQLLMHPFQSFTPVVDLLMKAAKDPDVIAIKQTLYRTGDKSDIVNALVEAARAGKEVTVIIELRARFDEESNLHLASRLQEAGCLVVYGVVGYKTHAKAMLIVRREGTKLVRYCHLGTGNYHSGTARLYTDYSYLTSNDEIGEDVHKVFQQLTGMGKIQRLKKLYNAPFTLHAKMLELIQHETKLASSGKPGHIIVKVNGLTEPKMIRALYEASQAGVKVELIIRGMCRLRPGLPGISENITVRSIIGRFLEHTRVYYFGNNGKPEVLCASADWMERNMLNRVETCFPVTGKQGERVKKELDYYLADNTQSWELKADGSYTLLKPGEGVEPFSAQQQLLRDFAS, from the coding sequence ATGACTGAGCAGGTCACTGCGATTGATGAACAGGTATATACGATGAGTGAAGAAATGATGCAAAATCAGGCCGCGCAGGCACTGGTGGATAGTCGCGAAATTTTACCAACGGTAGATCACCCTGTTGAGGTTGAGCCGGTTGATCTTAAAGCGCCGGAACTCTATATCAATCGCGAGCTTAGCCAGTTGCAATTTAATGTTAGGGTACTGGAGCAAGCATTGGATGATCGTTATCCATTACTTGAACGCCTGATGTTCTTGCTTATCTTCTCCAGTAACTTAGATGAATTTTTCGAGATCCGCGTAGCGGAGCAACTACGTCAGCTCAAATATGGGCGTGAGACAGTGGGCCCGGATGCTATGCATCCGAAAAAGGTAATTGAGAAGATCCGCGAAATTTGCCAAGTTAACGTTGATCGCCAATACCGTATTCTTAATGAAATCATGTTTCCTGAAATGGAAAAGAGCGGCATTCACTTTTTACGCCGCCGTGATTGGTCTCCTGAACAGCTTGTTTGGATTAAAAACTTCTTTGAAGAGAAGGTTGTGCCGGTTATTAGTCCGATAGGTTTGGACCCTGCCCATCCTTTCCCTAAACTCGTTAATAAAAGCCTTAACTTTATTGTGCAGCTCGATGGCAAAGATGCCTTTGGCCGTGAAACTGGGTTGGCGATTATACCTGCACCGCGCTCCCTTCCTCGCTTGATTCGTTTGCCTGATGAGTTATGTGATGCTGGGGATAATTTGATTTTCTTGTCATCTGTTATTCATGAGTGCGCGGCTGAGTTGTTCCCTGGCATGACTGTGCTGGGTTGTTATCAGTTCCGTATTACTCGAAATGCCGATTTAACCTTCGATTTTGAAGAGATGGATGACTTAGCGCGAACCTTACGCGGTGAGTTACATTCGAGAAAGTACGGCGATGCGGTGCGACTAGAAATTGATGACCGCACACCAGAAGAACTCATCGACTTCTTGAAAATAGAATTCCACCTAGATGAAGAACAGGTTTATAAAGTCGATGGTCCCGTCAACCTTACACGTCTTATGACAGTTAGGGATTTAGCCGGACGCCAAGAACTTAAATGGCCGCCTTTCTCGCCGGGTGTACCGGGCAAGCTGAAAAAAGAGAAAGAGCCTAATGTATTTCAAGCGTTAAAAACGAGTGATCAGCTGTTAATGCATCCGTTCCAGTCCTTTACACCCGTCGTTGATCTGCTGATGAAAGCGGCCAAAGACCCAGATGTGATAGCGATAAAACAGACGCTATATCGTACGGGTGATAAGTCCGATATCGTCAATGCGCTGGTAGAAGCTGCGCGTGCGGGTAAAGAAGTGACCGTGATTATTGAGCTGCGCGCGCGTTTTGATGAAGAGAGTAACTTGCATCTGGCGAGCCGGCTGCAAGAAGCCGGTTGTTTGGTGGTGTATGGTGTTGTGGGCTATAAAACGCATGCAAAAGCGATGCTGATTGTACGCCGTGAAGGTACTAAACTCGTACGTTACTGCCACTTGGGTACAGGTAACTATCACTCGGGTACTGCACGTTTATACACTGATTACAGTTACCTTACCTCGAATGATGAAATTGGCGAAGATGTTCATAAGGTGTTTCAGCAATTAACAGGGATGGGTAAAATTCAGCGTCTCAAAAAGCTCTACAACGCGCCATTTACCCTACATGCCAAAATGCTGGAGCTAATTCAGCATGAGACAAAACTTGCCTCTAGCGGTAAGCCTGGGCATATCATCGTTAAAGTGAACGGCTTAACTGAGCCGAAGATGATTCGCGCTTTGTATGAAGCATCACAAGCAGGCGTTAAGGTTGAACTGATTATCCGTGGTATGTGTCGTTTACGCCCTGGGTTGCCGGGTATATCGGAAAACATAACAGTACGTTCTATTATTGGGCGCTTCTTGGAGCATACACGGGTTTATTACTTCGGGAATAACGGCAAGCCAGAAGTGCTCTGTGCCAGTGCAGACTGGATGGAGCGTAACATGCTTAACCGTGTGGAAACCTGTTTCCCCGTCACTGGCAAGCAAGGTGAGCGTGTTAAGAAAGAACTAGACTACTATTTAGCTGATAATACTCAGAGTTGGGAATTAAAAGCGGATGGTAGCTATACGCTGCTAAAACCTGGCGAAGGTGTAGAACCTTTTAGTGCGCAGCAGCAATTACTGAGAGATTTTGCCAGCTAA
- a CDS encoding ABC transporter ATP-binding protein, which translates to MSDTSIALELTDIHKSYGSLEVLKGVSLKANDGDVISILGSSGSGKSTLLRCINLLEQPAKGQVIIGGEELKLKTGKSGDLEAENRKQLEDMRSRIGFVFQSFNLWPHKTILGNIIEAPMNVLKQPREQAVERAEGLLKKVGLYEKKDAYPGNLSGGQQQRVAIARALAMDPQVLLFDEPTSALDPELVNEVLSVMRELADEGRTMLIVTHEMRFARDVSSQVVFLHQGQIEEIGPPEQVFENPKSQRVRDFMSSHN; encoded by the coding sequence ATGTCTGATACCTCGATCGCGCTCGAATTGACCGATATACATAAATCCTATGGAAGTCTTGAAGTACTTAAGGGCGTTTCACTTAAGGCGAACGACGGGGATGTCATTTCGATTCTCGGTTCAAGTGGCTCAGGCAAAAGTACACTGCTTCGCTGTATTAATTTGCTTGAACAGCCCGCCAAAGGCCAAGTGATCATTGGTGGTGAAGAACTAAAGCTTAAGACCGGCAAATCCGGTGACCTTGAAGCAGAAAACCGCAAACAACTCGAAGATATGCGCTCGCGTATCGGGTTCGTATTTCAAAGCTTTAACCTCTGGCCTCACAAAACTATCCTTGGCAACATCATCGAAGCACCTATGAATGTTTTAAAGCAACCTCGTGAGCAGGCTGTTGAGCGTGCCGAAGGCTTGCTGAAAAAAGTAGGGCTTTACGAAAAGAAAGATGCTTACCCGGGCAATTTATCAGGTGGCCAGCAGCAGCGTGTTGCGATAGCGCGTGCGTTGGCGATGGACCCACAGGTGTTACTGTTTGATGAGCCCACTTCTGCATTGGATCCTGAACTAGTAAACGAAGTATTAAGCGTTATGCGCGAGTTGGCCGATGAGGGCCGAACTATGTTGATCGTCACGCATGAAATGCGTTTTGCGCGTGATGTATCAAGTCAGGTCGTATTTCTACATCAAGGACAGATAGAAGAGATAGGGCCACCAGAGCAAGTGTTTGAAAACCCGAAATCTCAACGTGTACGTGACTTTATGTCCAGCCACAACTGA
- a CDS encoding ABC transporter substrate-binding protein: MSVRKIIAAVTLVAGAFAATQAFAGDKIRIATEGAYAPFNMKNEQGELIGFDVEIAKALCAEMKADCTIVEQDWDGMIPALKGRKFDAIVASMSITEERLQAVDFTDPYYTNALAFVGPKGAELKTDKASLKGKTLGAQRATIAGQYLEDVLGDVVSVKLYDTQDNAYLDMATGRLDGLVSDKFPAYDWLNTDAGQKFEFKGETIKTESVDKIGIAIRHGQDDLKAKFNKALKAIVDNGTYAVINAKYFPFSIY, translated from the coding sequence ATGAGTGTTCGTAAAATTATTGCAGCTGTTACGTTAGTCGCTGGCGCTTTTGCCGCAACCCAGGCTTTTGCAGGTGATAAGATCCGTATCGCTACTGAAGGGGCTTATGCGCCTTTCAATATGAAAAATGAACAAGGCGAGCTGATCGGCTTTGATGTCGAAATTGCTAAAGCGTTGTGTGCTGAAATGAAAGCTGACTGTACAATCGTTGAGCAAGACTGGGATGGAATGATCCCTGCGCTTAAAGGCCGTAAGTTTGATGCGATTGTTGCTTCTATGTCCATTACTGAAGAGCGTTTGCAGGCGGTTGACTTTACAGACCCGTACTACACCAATGCATTGGCGTTTGTTGGCCCTAAAGGTGCCGAGCTTAAAACAGATAAAGCCTCTCTTAAAGGTAAAACACTGGGTGCTCAGCGTGCCACTATCGCAGGCCAGTACCTAGAAGACGTATTGGGCGATGTCGTTTCTGTAAAGCTGTATGACACGCAAGATAATGCTTATCTAGATATGGCGACTGGCCGCTTAGACGGCCTAGTTTCTGATAAATTCCCTGCGTATGACTGGTTAAATACCGATGCAGGTCAGAAGTTTGAATTTAAAGGCGAAACCATTAAAACAGAATCTGTGGATAAAATTGGTATTGCCATTCGTCACGGTCAGGATGACCTGAAAGCGAAATTCAACAAAGCGTTAAAAGCAATTGTTGATAACGGCACTTATGCTGTCATCAATGCTAAATACTTCCCGTTCTCTATCTATTGA